One genomic window of Parasteatoda tepidariorum isolate YZ-2023 chromosome 9, CAS_Ptep_4.0, whole genome shotgun sequence includes the following:
- the LOC107443475 gene encoding MIP18 family protein galla-1 (The sequence of the model RefSeq protein was modified relative to this genomic sequence to represent the inferred CDS: added 10 bases not found in genome assembly), protein MNDAMENMNIEDLKEEIYDVIKTIKDPEKPQTLEELGVINEKDISVKLSPNCPVIQIELTPTVPHCSLATIIGLCVRMKLERHWSRRYKLDVYLKEGTHTSAHAVSKQLNDKERIAAAMENQELRRIVGECIEDE, encoded by the exons CCATGGAAAATATGAATATTGAAGATTTAAAGGAAGAAATCTATG aTGTGATCAAGACTATCAAAGATCCTGAGAAACCACAAACTTTAGAAGAATTGGGGGTGATAAATGAAAAggatatttctgtaaaattatctCCTAACTGCCCTGTCATCCAAATTGAACTTACACCTACAGTGCCTCATTGTTCTTTGGCTACAATCATAG GTTTATGTGTTAGAATGAAACTAGAGAGACATTGGTCCAGAAGATATAAG ttagatGTGTACTTGAAAGAAGGCACTCATACTTCTGCTCATGCTG TGAGCAAACAGTTGAATGACAAAGAAAGAATTGCAGCTGCCATGGAAAATCAAGAGCTGAGACGAATAGTGGGAGAGTGCATAGAGGATGAATGA